One genomic region from Manis pentadactyla isolate mManPen7 chromosome 12, mManPen7.hap1, whole genome shotgun sequence encodes:
- the LOC118920736 gene encoding olfactory receptor 7D4-like, whose protein sequence is MEAGNSTEVPQFLLLGLAEDPELQPVLFGLFLSMYLVTVLGNLLIILAVGSDPHLHTPMYFFLSHLSCVDICFTSTTVPMTLVNIQTQRKDISYIGCLTQVYFFVVFAGLDNFLLTVMAYDGYVAVCHPLHYTAFMNPRLCGLLVLACWFTVFWVSLLHTLLMVRLTFCVGTEIPHFFCELGQVLKAACSDALINDIVLYVATALLVVFPLTGVLFSYSQIVSSIARMASTEGRYKAFSTSGSHLSVFSLFYGTGLGVSLSTAVTHSPQRSSIASVMYTVVTPMLNPFIYSLRNKDVKGALRRILSVTASCL, encoded by the coding sequence atggaagcaggaaacagcacagAAGTACCCcagttcctcctcctgggcctcGCAGAGGATCCGGAACTGCAGCCTGTCCTCTTTGGCCTCTTCCTGTCCATGTACCTGGTCACGgtcctggggaacctgctcatcatcctggccgttggctctgacccccaccttcacacccccatgtacttcttcctgtccCACCTGTCCTGTGTAGACATCTGCTTCACCTCCACCACCGTCCCCATGACACTGGTGAACATccagacacagagaaaagacatCTCCTACATAGGCTGCCTCACGCAGGtgtatttctttgtggttttcgCTGGGCTGGACAACTTCCTCCTGACCGTGATGGCCTATGATGGATACGTGGCCGTCTGCCACCCCCTGCACTACACGGCCTTCATGAACCCCCGGCTCTGTGGGCTCCTGGTTCTTGCGTGTTGGTTCACCGTTTTCTGGGTCTCCCTGCTTCATACTCTACTGATGGTGCGGCTGACCTTCTGTGTAGGCACTGAGATCCCGCACTTCTTCTGTGAGCTGGGGCAGGTTCTCAAGGCGGCCTGCTCTGATGCCCTCATCAATGACATCGTCTTGTATGTGGCCACGGCTCTGCTGGTTGTGTTTCCTCTCACCGGAGTCCTGTTCTCTTACTCTCAGATCGTCTCCTCCATAGCGAGGATGGCCTCCACTGAGGGCAGGTATAAAGCATTTTCCACCTCTGGGTCTCACCTGTCTGTGTTCTCCTTGTTCTATGGGACAGGCCTGGGGGTCTCCCTCAGCACTGCTGTGACCCATTCTCCACAGAGGAGCTCGATTGCCTCAGTGATGTACACGGTGgtcacccccatgctgaaccccttcatctacagcctgcgGAACAAGGACGTGAAGGGGGCCCTGCGAAGGATTCTCAGCGTAACAGCCTCTTGTCTGTAG